Within the Acidobacteriota bacterium genome, the region GCGACTTCAGGTAGTAGTCGATGATGGCGCCGTCGGGGGGATTTTTGGAATGCGGTTCGTCGGGGTTGAGTGGGGTGTCGGTGTAGTCATCCCATTGGAGGCGGATGGCGGGTGAGGGACGGAATAGATGCGCGGTCGACCGCGCTACGTTTGGCGACAGTTGTCGTAGCGAGGCGATGTCGTCGAGCGACCAGAGGCCGCGGCCGTAGGTGGAAATGACTAAATGATTGTGACGAAGCTGGAGGTCGGTGACGCGGGAGGCGGGCAGGTTTAGCTGGAGCGACTGCCAATTGCTACTATTGTCGAAATATGCGAATACTCCCGCATCGGCGGCGGCGAAAAGTAGGTTGTGATTGGTTGCATCCTGGCGGATAGCGTTGACGCGACCGGGAATGGTTGCGGAAATCGGCCGCCAATTACTACCATTGTCACTTGTGTAATAGGCCGTACCGCTGGCGACCACGAAGGCGACACCTGCTTTGCGCTGGCCGGGCTCGATCATGGTGATGTAGCCCTTAAAGCCTTTGGGTGTAACGTCGTGCCAAATACGACCATTGTCGGTTGTGAGCTGGATGAGGCCGTTTGAAGTACCGACCCAGATCGCGTTGGGGTTGACGGGCGAGGGGGCGATGGCGGTGATGGCGCCTTTGCCGGAGGTCAGATCGGGGCTGATAGCCTTCCAGTGATCACCGGCGTCGCTGGTGGCGAGCACGTACTGGGTGCCGAGCAGCAGCGTATGGAGATCACCAGGCAGGAAGACCATGGGCATGAAGCGGGCTTCACGGTATTTGGGGTTGCGCTCGAAGACGTGGACGGACTGGCCGGTGACGTGGTCGGTGCGGATGACGCTGCCGAACCAGCCGGTGGCGAAGACGATGTTGGGATGCAAGGGGTCGGGGGTGATGACGGCGCTTTCGAAGCCGTTGGTGGTCCACCAGTCGCGGTAGGTGATCTGGCCATCGTTGGCGCGGATGGGAACGGCGACGGTACCGCTGTCCTGCTGGGAGGCGTAGAGGTGGAAGGGGAACTGGTCGTCGGTTGAGACGTTGTACATCTGGCCGGTGGGCTGGTTATACCAGGTGGACCAGGTGCGGCCGGCGTTGAGGCTGATCTCGGTGCCCTGGTCGACGGCCAGGGCCATGCGGCGGGAGCCGGTGGGGTCGATCCACATGGCGTTGAAGTCGTCGCCGCTGGGGGCGCCCTGGAAGGCTTGCCAAGTGGCGCCGGCGTCGGTGGAGCGATAGACGGCGGTTTCCATGGCGTAGAGGACGTTGGCGTCTGCGGGATCGACGTAGATGTGAAAGAACTGGCCGCCGCCGACCAGACGGGGGTCGTTTGACGCCAGACGCCAGTGGGCGCCGGCGTCATCGGAACGGAACACACCTTGCGCCATGTAGGCGTAGACGCGCTGGCCGTGGGTGCCGGGTGCGACGGCGAGCGAAACGCGGCCGCGGGCATCGGGCGGGAGGCCGGTGCCGGCGACGGCACTCCAGGTGCGGCCGGCGTCGGTGGAGCGATAGATGGGCAGGGTGGCGATGCGGGCGCTGGGGAACAGGCCGGCGCGGCCGGTGTGAAAGGCGGCGTAAATTGTAGCCGGCGCATCGGGGGCGGATTCCAGTGCGACCGCTTCGCCGCCGACGGTTTTGGCGCTGAGGGCGAGCGTCCAGGTGTTGCCGCCGTCACTGGAGCGGGAGATGCCTTCGCTCGACGCCGCGAGGACGAGTTGCGTATTGTGCGGATCGAGCCAGACTTTGAAGACGGGATGGCCGCGCAGGGCGACCAGCGCCAAGTGGGCGCCGGCGTCGATTGATTGGCGCGGGGCCTGGCGTGGCGCAGCCACGCCACCCGCTTGACGCTCGGCCGGGCCGGGGGCCGCGCGAGCCCCAGCCCGGCCTTCGCGGAGGCTCGCCACTTTTTGCCCTGGTCGCTCCCGATGGTCGCTTGGAGTGCGGGCTTCGATTGCCGGCAGGGTCCGCCCGCTGGCGCTCAGGGCTCCTCCAAGCTGCCGCCAGGTGTAGCGATACAGGCCCTCCGGGCCGGCGCTGCCGAGGGAGCGGTCGACGGCGACGTAGAGCAAGTTGGGGCCAGCGGCGGCGAGGGCGCCGATGCCGGTGAGGCGCTCGGGGTCCGTAATGTTGCGCCAGGTGCGACCGGCATCGTCGGTTTTCCAGACGCCGCTGGAATCGGTGCCCATGTAGAAGACTGCCGGACGGTCAGTCAGGCCGACGACCGCGGTGGCTTTGCCGCCGCGCCAGGGGCCGAGGAGGCGCCAGCGGAGGCTGGAAAAAAGAGAGGGGTTCACTATTGATTGGGGCGGGGCCGGGCGTGGCTGCGCCACGCCACCCGCTAGACGCTCGGCCGGGCCGAGGGCCCCGGGAGCCCCAGCCCGGCCTGCGCGTTGGGCTGCGAGTGAGGTCGCGGCGAGGGTCAGAAATAAGGCAAGCGGTGCGATACGCCTCATGAAGAAATCCCTTTAGACTTTTGCTTTAGTCTTTTGCTTTACACTAGGCCACATGGCAGACGGCCCGATTCAACGGCAGTCGCTGGCGTCGGCGGTGGCCGACAAGCTGCGCGACAAGATTATCCTAGGCGAATTGCAGGAAGGCGAACAATTGCGCCAGGATGTGATTGCGGCCGAACTGCAGGTCAGCCGGATTCCGGTGCGGGAGGCGTTCCGGGAGCTGCTGGCGGAGGGGCTGATCAACATCACGCCGAACCGGGGGGCGGTGGTGTCGGCGCTGCAGCCTTCCGAAGTCGAAGAGCTGTTCCATATGCGCGCGGTGCTGGAGCGGGAGGTGCTGCGGGCGTCGATTCCGCGGCTGACGGAGGAGGAGCTGGCCGCCGCGGCAGCGATTCACGAACGCTTCCGGCAGGAAGTGATGGTGACCGGCGGGGTCAGCGCGTGGGGACGATTGAACAGCCAGTTTCACGCCGCGCTGTACGCGGGGGCGACGATGCCGCAGTTCAAGTCCGTGCTGCGGACCATTAACAACAATGGCGACCGCTATACGCGGCTGCAGTTGTTTCTCACCGAAGGCCGCGAGCGTGCGGTGAGCGAGCATCAGCGGCTGCTGGATTTGAGCCGGGCGCGCGACGTCGAGGCCGCGTGTGAGCTGCTGGTGGCGCATGTGCGGCACGCGGGGGAATCGCTGCGGACGCTGCTGGAGTCGAGAAGGAAGACGTGAAGAAAAGTTGTCAGTCATCAGTTGTCAGTTTTCAGTCGTGCGAGGCGGCCGATGCGGTATCGGCGGGCGTGCCCGCCAGAACTGATAACTGAAGACTGAGAACTGACGACTAATCCCGCGAGGGGTTGCCGTCTTTGAGGCGCCAGATGCGCAAGGGGTTGGCGTCCTTCAGCTCGTCGGGGAGGGCGAAGGCGGGCATGTCCTGGTAGCAGACGGGACGGACGAAACGCACGATGGCGCGGGTGCCGACCGAGCTTTGGGGGAGCGAGGACGCGGGGTAAGGGCCGCCGTGGACCATGGCGGAGGTGACGGCGACGCCGGTGGGGAAACCGTTGATGACGAGACGGCCGACGCGGGCGGTTAAGACTTCGATGAGGCCGGAGTTTTCGCGGAGATCGTCGTCGGTAGCGTGCAGCGTGGCGGTGAGATGGCCGCCGAGGGAGCGGGCGACGCGCAGGAGATCGTCTTTGCCGCCGTGGCGGACGGCGAGGGTGGCGGGGCCGAACAATTCTTCGCCCAGGTGCGGCTGCTGCAGGAGTTGGTCAGCGGTGGTTTCGAACAGCCAGGCGGAGAGGGCGGCGTTGGCCGGGTGCGCCAGAGTTTTCACGTGGGTACTTGCGGCGCGGGCCGCGGCGCCGGAGCGGAAGCTGCGGGCGATGGACTCGGTGAGGAGCGTGAACGCCGGGGCGGCGGCCATTTGCTCGGCGGTGGTCTGCAGGAAAGCATCGCCCGCCGGGGTTTGCGGCACAAGCACCAGGCCGGGCTTGGTGCAGAACTGGCCGGCGCCGAGGGTGACGGATTGCACCAGGCCGGCGGCGAGCGAGGCGGCGCGCTCGGCGAGGGCGTGGGGCAGAATGAAGACGGGATTGACGCTGCCCATTTCGGCGTAGACCGGAATTGGTTCGGGGCGCGCGGCGGCGAGATCCATCAGTTTGCGGCCGCCCTGGAGGGAGCCGGTAAAGCCGACGGCACGGATGGCGGGGTGCTGGACGAGGGCGGCGCCGACGGCGATGCCGGAATCGAACAGCAGCGAGAACACGCCTTCGGGCATCTTGGTCTGGGCGGCGGCGGCGCGGATGGCATCGGCTACGAGGGCGCTGGTGCCAGGATGGGCGGGATGGGCTTTGACGATGACGGGATTACCGCCGGCTAAGGCCGAGGTGGTATCGCCGCCGGCGACGGAAAATGCCAGGGGGAAATTGCTGGACCCAAAAACGGCGACGGGGCCGAGGGGGTGGAGCATACTGCGGAGGTCGGGCTTGCGAGGCGCGCTGGGATGCTCAACCGCAGTATCCAGGCGCGCATCCACCCACGAGCCTTCTTCAATCAGCTCCGCGAACATCCGTAATTGCGCCGTGGTGCGGGCGGATTCGCCCTGCAGGCGCGCGGCGGGCAGCGCCGTCTCGAGCCCGGCACGGGCGACGATCTGGGGGGCGGCGGCCTCGATGTGCGCGGCAATGGCGCGCAGAAAAGCGCCACGCTCGCGGCCGCTGCAGCGCGCATAGACGGGCGCTGCGGCCGCGGCGCCCGCTGCGGCGCGCTCGAGGTCGGCCGCACTGGCGGAGTGAAACACCGGATCGAGCCACTCGCCGGTAGCAGGATTGCGGGCTTGAAAGCTTTCCGCCGCCATTAAGCTTTGCCCGCCATCGCCGCGGGCCGCTCGGCGAGCACGGCGCGGATGGTTTTCAGCGCGGCATCACGCTCAGCGCCGGCCAGCTCCAGGCGCGGGGGCCGCACGCGTTCGCTGCCCAGGCCCGCTTCCTGCTGGATGAGCTTGATGAGCTGCACGAATTTGGGCACGGTATCCATGCGCAGCAGCGGCAGCAGCCAGCGATAGAGCTCGACGGCTTCTTCGCCGGCGCCATGATGCGCGGCGCGATACATGGCGACGGTCTCTTCCGGCAGGGCGTTGGTGACGCCGGCGATCCAGCCTACCGCGCCCATGGCGGTGCCTTCGAGGACACAATCATCGACGCCGACCAGGACCTGGAGGCGGTCGCCGCAAAGGGCGCGAATGGCGGTAACGCGGCGGGCGTCGGTGCTCGACTCCTTGACGGCTTCGAGGTTCGCGTGCTCGCTCGCCAGCTCGGCGATCTGCTCGGGCAGGAAATCGGTGCCGTAGGCGACCGGGTTGTTGTAGAGCATGCAGGGCAGCGGGGTGGCGTTGAGAATAGCGCTCATGTGCGCCTTGGTTTCGCGCCAGTCGCCGAGGTAGACATACGGCGGCAACGCCATCAGCGCCGGACAACCGAGCCGCTCGGCATCACGCGCGAGCGCGACGGCTTCGGCGGTGCTCAGCGCCGGGATGCCCGCGACCAGCGGCGCCTTGCCCTGGAGGGCGTGAAGAAAGGTGCTTAGAATGGCGCGCTTTTCTTCTGGCGTCAGCGTCGCCGCCTCGCCCAGCGAGCCCAGCGCCACGATACCGGTACAGCCGGCGGCGATCAGGCGGCGAGCGTGGGATTCCAGAAATTTGTGATCCACCCCCAAGTGGGTATCGAAGCAGGTTGTGATTGCCGGTAGTACACCGCTCCAATTCATATGACGTTCTCCCTTGTGCCCTCATCGCGGCTACGCCGCGCGTCCCGCTAATGCACGCGCCACGCCGGGGTCCCATAGCCCCGGCCGTCGCTGCGCTAGCGCCGCAACTGTATACAATATACCAGTTCAGCCTTCGCGGTACAGTAAGCTAGGTAACAAATAGGAAATTAGCACCGTGCCCACAATCTCCATTCTTGATTCCCATACGGAAGGTGAACCCACACGCCTGGTGCTGGCCGGAGGCCCGGACTTGGGCTCGGGCTCGTTGGCCGAGCGATTGGCACGCTTCCGCGGCGATTATGACGCTTTTCGTTCCACGGTGGTGAATGAACCGCGCGGCTCGGACGTGATCGTGGGCGCGTTGTTATGTGAGCCGCAAGACCCGGGATGCGCAGCGGGCGTAATCTTTTTTAATAATGTCGGCTATTTGGGCATGTGTGGGCATGGAACCATCGGGCTGATCGCGTCGCTGGCCTACCTGGGGCGGATCAAGCCGGGGCAGCACCGGGTGGAAACGCCGGTGGGCGAGGTGCAGACGACGCTGCACGCCAGCGGCGAGGTGACGGTGGCGAATGTGGCGAGCTACCGGCACCGTGCGGGGGTACGGATTGAGGTGCCGGGGTATGGAACGGTGACCGGCGATGTCGCCTGGGGCGGGAATTGGTTCTTTCTGGTGACCGAACACACGCACAAGTTTGCGCTGGAGCTGACGAATGTGGACGAGCTGACGGCCTATACCTGGGCAATCCGGCAGGCGCTACCTGGGGCGGGAGTGACGGGCAAGGACGGCGCGGAGATTGATCACATCGAGTTGTACGGAACGTCGGCGCGGGGGGCGAACAGCAAAAATTTCGTCCTTTGTCCGGGCCGCGCCTATGACCGGTCTCCCTGCGGGACCGGAACCAGCGCCAAAATGGCGTGTCTGTATGCCGATGGCAAGCTGGCGCCGGGCCAAACGTGGCGGCAGGCGGGCATTTTGGACACGGAATTCCGGGGTTCGATTGAAATCCGTCACGGCGTGCTCTATCCTTCAATTACGGGCCGCGCCTGGGTGACCGCACGGGCAGAGCTGCTGCGCGAGCCTGGGGATCCATTCGGCGACGGCATTCGAAGTTAAAACATGGCCAAAGGGGTAGTGATCGTAGTCGGGGCAGGCATTGTGGGAGCGGCCTGTGCCGATGCCTGCGCCCGCGCCGGTTACGAAGTGACGGTCTGCGAAGCGGCGGGCATTGGCGGTGGGGCAACGGCGGCGGGGATGGGGCATCTGGTGGTGATGGATGACTCGGAGGCGCAGTTTGCGCTGACGGACCGCTCGCAACGGCTGTGGCGGACGCTGGCGCCGAAGCTGCCGGCAGCGGCCGAATTTGCGTCGAGCGGAACCATCTGGGTGGCGGCGGACGCGGAGGAGATGACCGCGGTTGAACAGAAGCATGCCTACTATGGCGAGCGCGGCATTGAGACAACGATTCTGGATGCGGCGGCGCTGGCCCGTGAAGAACCGAACCTGCGGGGCGGTCTCGCCGGGGGCTTGCTGGTTGCCAGCGACTGCGTCGTATATCCGCCGGTGGCGGCGGAGTTTCTGCTCGAACGTTCGGGCGCGACGATCAAAATGGGCGAGCCAGTGGTGGCGCTGGGCCAGGGTGAAGTGCGCTTTCGCAGCGGGGCGGCGCTGCAGGCCGACGTTATCGTGAATGCCGCGGGGATGGCGGCGGGCCGGCTGACGCCGGGGCTGCCGATCCGCGCGCGCAAAGGACATTTGCTGATTACCGACCGCTATCCCGGCTGGGTGCGGCATCAATTGGTGGAGCTGGGCTACCTCAAGAGCGCGCATTCGCAGGATGGCGACTCAGTAGCGTTCAACGCGCAGCCGCGGCCGACGGGGCAGGTTCTGATTGGGTCGTCGCGGCAATTTGGGGTAACCGATGCGGCCGTGGACCGGGCGATGCTGGCACGGATGCTGCGGCGCGCGGAGCAATACATGCCGGCACTGGCGGGGCTGAGTGCGATCCGCACCTGGACGGGCGTGCGCGCGGCGACGCCCGATGGCCTGCCGCTCATCGGGCCTGCACGCGAGGATGCCACGGTGCTGGTCGCCTCAGGCCACGAGGGCTTGGGCATCACCACGGCGCTGGTGACGGGCGAGCTGATCGCGGCCATTCTCACCGGCGGGGCGTCGGCGATTCCGCCCGAGCCGTATTTGCCCACGCGCTTTCAGGAGACAGAAGCTTATGGTCATCACGGTTGACGGCCAGCCGGTCGAGGTGCAGCGGGGCGTGAGCGTGGCCGCGGCGGTGTCGGCGGCCAAAGGGTACACGCGACGTTCGGTTTGTGGGGAAGCGCGCGGGCCGCTGTGCGGCATGGGGATTTGCTTCGAGTGCCGGGTGACGATCGATGGGCACGCGCAGCAGCGGAGCTGCCAGATTCCCGCGGCGGCGGGGATGCAGATTGCGACTGAGGTTGTAATCGAGCGGCCGGCGGCGAGCGTGGGACACGGGCGGCGCGCGGCGGATGTGGTGGTGGTGGGCGCGGGGCCGGCGGGATTGGCGGCGGCGACGGCGGTGGTGCGTGGCGGGCAGCGGGCGATTCTGATTGACGACAATCCCGCGGTGGGCGGGCAGATTTGGCGCGCGGGGGGCGTGCCGGTGGCGCCGAGCATTGAGCTGCACTGCCAGACGCGGGTGGTCGATCAGCCGGCGCCGGGCGTGCTGCGGGCGGAAAACCCGGATGGCATTATAGATTTCAGTTACCGCAAGCTCGTGCTCGCCACGGGTGCGCGCGAGCGGTTTCTGCCGTTTCCGGGCTGGACGTTGCCGCGTGTGCTGGGCGCGGGCGGTCTGCAAGCGATGGTGAAAGCGGGCCTGCCGATTGCGGGCAAGCGCGTCGTGGTCGCCGGCACCGGTCCGCTGCTGCCGCTGGTGGCGGCATACTTGCGGCAGCACGGCGCCAAAATCATTGCTATCGCCGAGCAGCAGCAGGCGCCTCTCCTGATGAAATTTCTTTCGGCGCTGCCGCCGAAAAAGATCCTCGAGCTGATGAAAATGGCGCCGGCGCTGGCGGGCGTGCCGGTGTGGAGCTCGACCTGGCCGGCAGAGGCGTACGCCGGCGGCGTTACGCTGAACCGCTGGGGCAAGCTGAAGAAGATCGCCTGTGACTACGTGGCGTGCGGGTTTCATCTCATTCCGAACACGGAACTGGCGCGGATGCTGGGTTGCGCGATGCAGAACGGCTGCGTGGTGGTGAACGAGCGGCAGGAGACCAACGTCGCCGATGTGTACTGCGCCGGCGAGCCGACGGGCGTGGGTGGCGTGGAGCTGGCCGAAGCCGAAGGCGCGATCGCGGGCACCGCGGCGGCGGGACAGGGGCCAAGTAAAAAGTTGCTGAAGCAGAGGGAGCGCTATCGGCGCTTTGCCGACCGGCTGGACGAAGTCTGCGCGCTGCGGCCGGAGCTGCGCGATCTTCCGCGGGCCGATACCGTTGTCTGCCGCTGCGAAGACGTGACCTATGGGCAGCTCACCGCGCAGCCGGATACGCGCGCGGCGAAGTTGCTGACGCGCTGCGGCATGGGTCCGTGCCAGGCGCGGGTGTGCGGGCCGGCGTGCGAGTTTTTGCTGGGGTGGTCAGCGCCCGCGGTGCGGCCGCCGGTGTTTCCGGCGCGGGTGGCGGCGTTCAGTGCGAGCGCGAGCCGGGAGTAGGGCGCGGGCGGCTATTCTGACGGCAAGCATGGCCGAGAAACGCGAGCACCTCAAGAACGCGCCCATCGAGGAGGCAATCATCGAGTTCAGGGTGCGGCCGCGGGAGGGCCTGCCTCGGCCCAGACGGCGGGCAGCAGCTACGCGGCCGATGAACTGGCGTCGCTGTTGTGCAACGCCCTGGTGCATTGGGCGCCGACGGCCAGTCTCGGCGCGACGCTGCAGGAGCTCGAGGAAGCTCGCACCGACGCTTCAGTTCCCGATTGGTCTGACGACGGCGACGAGCCTATGTCTGCCGCCGGATATGCTCAAGCGCGGCGGCTAGTCACCGCCCTGTTGCCGTGGGGACCACGGCCCGATATTTCGACGGAACCTAATGGCGAGCCCGCGTTTGACTGGAACTTCGGACCGGACCGCTGGCTGGTAGCCAGCATTGACGGCGTCGGGCGAATCAATTTTGCGAGCCGGCAGGGCTTGGAGCGGCTCGGCGGCACGACCTATTTCTTCGGCTCAGCGCCTTCGCGCATCGTTTCGATCCTTGCCGAACTGCAGCGTGCGTAGCGTGCCCCCTGGGAGCTCGGCGCGGCTGGTCTCGCTACCCGCTATCTGCACCACGCGAAGCAGTTGCGGTCGCCGGTGCCACACCGGGAATTCATGCCGCGCAAGGGCGAGGTTTCGGTGGCTCACATTTTCGGCCTGGCCGAGGAGGAGGTCTGGGCTGTCGGCCAGCACACGTTGAGCGTGAGCACGGGCCGCACCCAGGTGCGCGGTCGTGCCGACCTACCGGTTGCTGCCGTCCGGGGTGTCAGCTTGCGTGCGGCGCGCGACGACGTCGGGTTCGAGCGACATAGCGCCATCACCGGCTGGCCCGGCGGTGATGATGCCGATGTGCGCCATAAAGAACTCGCCAAGGAGCTGGCGATGGTTGCGAAGCTCGTTATCCGATATCGGCGACCAGAGCGTTGGCCTCATGAATTTCGGCGGCGTGCTGGCAGTTCCAATCTCGGAGGTACCGATGCGACGCGGATCAAGTGCCTATAATGCAGCTATGCTGTCGCGCGATACGAGCCCGGAGATGGAGCAGCGCCAGATTGAGCGCTGGCGGCAGATGACGGCGGCGGAAAAGCTGCGGCTGGTGGGCATGCTGCGCGCGAGCGTGCTGCAGCTTGCGGGCACCGGCGTGCGAATGCGGTTTCCGGAGGCGGGGGAGCGGGAAGTGTTTTTGCGGGTGGCTGAGCTGGCGCTGGGCCCGGCGCTGGCGCGCAAGGCCTATCCGGAGATCGACTGGCCGGCATGAACGCACAGGCCGACGATACGCCGCGGATCGCGGTGCAAGTGGCCGCCGCGCTGGAGGCGAGCGGAATCCGGTACGTCATTGGGGGCTCGGTGGCGAGCTCGATCGCGGGGGAACCACGTTCGACGCTGGATATCGACATCGCGGTCGAGCTAAGCGAGTCGGCGCTCGTGCGGCTGACCGCCGCGCTCGGGCCGGATTTTTACTTGGATGGCGATGCCGCCCGGGCAGCGCTGCGGGCAAGGATCAGCTTCAACGCCATTCACATTGCCACCAGCGTCAAAGTCGATTTTTTTGCGATTCGCACTGCCTTTGAGCGGTTGCAGGCGGAGCGGCGGCAGCGGGTGCGGCTGACCAGCCCGGACGGATATGCGTACGTCTGTACGCCCGAGGACATCCTGCTGCAGAAGCTGCTGTGGTATCGGGCAGGGGGAGAGATTTCGGATCGGCAGTGGCGAGATGTTCTGGGGATTGTACGCGTGCAAGGTGCTCGGCTGGACCGCGGGTATCTGGGCGCACAGGCGGGCGAGGCCGGGGTGGGCGATCTGCTGGAGCGAGCGCTCGCTTGAGTGGTCTCACTCGTGGCGGAGGGCTTCCACGGGGTTGACGCGGGCGGCGCGGCGGGCGGGGAGCCAGGCGGCGAGGAGAGCCACCGCGAGCAGGATGGCAATGCCGATGGCGAGGCTGGCGGGGTCGCCGGGGGAGACGTGGTAGAGGAGGGTGGCGAGCGAGCGGCCAGCGGCGTAGGCGGCGGCGCCGCCCACGATGGCGCCGATGACGGCCCAGCGCAGGGCGCGGCCGATGACCAGCGACGTGACGCCGGCGCGGGAGGAGCCCAGGGCAAGGCGGACGCCCATTTCCTGGGTGCGCTGGCTGACCCAGTAGCTGACGGTGCCGTAGATGCCAATGGCGGCGAGCGCGAGGGCGAGCAGGGCGGCGAGCTCGAGCACGAGCTCGAGGAAGCGCTGACTCGAGATTTCGCCTTGCATGATGCCGGTCATGGTCTGGGGGGTGAAAACAGCGTTGGGTGCGAGTGCGGCGACCAGGTGGCGTAGCGGTGGGGTGAGCGCGGCGGGATCGCCGTGGGCGCGGAGCACCAGGCTGTAGCCGCTCTGGGGGAACTGCACGCGCGAGAAGTAGGCGCGGCCAGCGGCGGAAAGCGGACCAGAATTGTCTTCGTGGACGTCGTGGGCGATGCCGATCACCGTCCAGGGGCCCTTGCGACCCGCCCAGTGCAGATTGAACTGCTTGCCGAGCGCGTTCTGGTCTGGCCACCACTGCGAGGCCAGCCGATGGCTCACGATGACGGCGCCGGGCGCATTCGCGGTGTCCGTGGCGGCGAAGGCGCGGCCGTGCAGCAGCGGGATCTGCATGGTGCGGAGATAACCGGGGGAAATCATCGCCAACTGCATTTGCCGGTCGTGGCCGTCGAGCAGGGCGGTCGTAAACATGGTTCCGGTATAGGGCAGAATGCTGGCGAGCGCGGCGGATTCGACGCCGGGCAGGGCGCGGGCGCGGTCGAGCATCTGCGTATACAGCAGGTTCGAGGCGGCGTTGCTGGAAGCGGTGAACTGCTTCTGAGGGAGCATGACCTGGGCGGTGAGCAAGTGATTGGGGTTGAAGCCGGAGGGGCGTGCTTCGAGCTGCATGACGGTGCGAATGAGCAAGGCCGAAGAGACGGCGAGCACCAGGGCGAGGGCGACTTCAAAGGCAATCACGCTGCCGCGCAGGCGGCGGGGTGCGAGGGCGGATTGCTGCGAGGCGGCGAGGCTGTGGGCGGCGCGCCAGGCGGGGAGGAGGCTGCACAGCAGACCGGCGGCGATGCTGATGAGGGCGGCAAACAGAAGCGGGGCGGGCGAACCGGAGGGCGCGGAGGTCGACATCCAATAGGGCAGGTGGAGACCGGCCGTGGCATGCAGGGCGGCCCAGGCAATCCACCAGGCGAGCACGCCCCCGGCGGTGCCGAGCGCCAGGCCTTCAAAGAGAATTTGGCGCAGGAGGCGGGCGCGGGAAGCCCCGAGGGCAAGGCGGATAGCGAACTCCTGCCCGCGAACGGTGACACGGGCGAGCAGGACGCTGGCGACGTTGACGCAGGCCAACCACAGGAGGAGCAGCGCGGCGCCTTCGAGTAGTTTCGGGACCGCGCCGAGGTCGCGGTTCGCCGCCGCGAGGCTGGTCACGTCAAACGACAGCGGGCCCAGGTTGCTGCGCAACCGGGGATATTGCTGCGACAAGCGCGCCGCGAGCGCTGAGGCTTGCTGGGTGGCGGCGGCGGGCGTGATGCCCGGGCGGAGGCGTCCGATGGCGCCATACCTGCCGGCGAACATGCGTGTATCGGGCGGGAGCGGCAGAAAAATATCAAGGCGGTTGCCGCCGCCGAGGAAGCTTGAAAAATCGGGCGAGACGACACCGACGATGCGGTGCGGGATGCCGTTGTAAGCGAGGGTCTGGCCAAGGGCGGAGGCGGCGCCGAAACGCTGACGGGCAAAGGGAGCGCTGACGATCATGACGGGCTCGGCGCCTTTACGGGTGTCGGCAGCGTTGAAGGCGCGGCCCTGGCTGGGGCCGATGCTGAGCGCGCGAAATAGGCTGGGCGCGGCCTGCAGCACGCTTTCTTTTTTCGCGGGGCCATGGCCGGTGATGACGCCGATGTCCCAGGAATAAAGGCCGACGCCGGCGAGGGTTGGGCTATGATCGGCGAGTTGCCGCATGGCAGGCTGCGATACGTTCAGGCCGTGCATTTGTGTGCCGTAGGCGCCGGTGATGGTGACCAACTGGTCGCTGTGGGGATACGGCAGCGGTTGCCAGAGCGCTGCGTACAGAGCGTTGAAGATGGCGAAGCTGACGCCGAGGCCGATGGCCAGGGTGAGCAGCGCGGCCAGGCTGACGGCGGGAGCGCGCCTGAGGCTGCGCCAGCTCTCGCGGAACATGCGGGCTTCTATCTGCATGGCGACTCCCTGCGGCTGGTTTTCCCTGCTATTGTAGGGCGATGCCGCTCGCAAACGGAATCGTGGCGGGACCGTACCGCATCGAGAGCCTCATTGGGACGGGAGGCATGGGGGAAGTGTATCGGGCCGAGGATACACGGCTGAAGCGGGCGGTGGCGCTGAAGCTGCTGCCCGCAGGGGTTGCGGACGACGCCAACCGGCTGGCGCG harbors:
- a CDS encoding dihydrodipicolinate synthase family protein, whose amino-acid sequence is MNWSGVLPAITTCFDTHLGVDHKFLESHARRLIAAGCTGIVALGSLGEAATLTPEEKRAILSTFLHALQGKAPLVAGIPALSTAEAVALARDAERLGCPALMALPPYVYLGDWRETKAHMSAILNATPLPCMLYNNPVAYGTDFLPEQIAELASEHANLEAVKESSTDARRVTAIRALCGDRLQVLVGVDDCVLEGTAMGAVGWIAGVTNALPEETVAMYRAAHHGAGEEAVELYRWLLPLLRMDTVPKFVQLIKLIQQEAGLGSERVRPPRLELAGAERDAALKTIRAVLAERPAAMAGKA
- a CDS encoding FAD-binding oxidoreductase; its protein translation is MAKGVVIVVGAGIVGAACADACARAGYEVTVCEAAGIGGGATAAGMGHLVVMDDSEAQFALTDRSQRLWRTLAPKLPAAAEFASSGTIWVAADAEEMTAVEQKHAYYGERGIETTILDAAALAREEPNLRGGLAGGLLVASDCVVYPPVAAEFLLERSGATIKMGEPVVALGQGEVRFRSGAALQADVIVNAAGMAAGRLTPGLPIRARKGHLLITDRYPGWVRHQLVELGYLKSAHSQDGDSVAFNAQPRPTGQVLIGSSRQFGVTDAAVDRAMLARMLRRAEQYMPALAGLSAIRTWTGVRAATPDGLPLIGPAREDATVLVASGHEGLGITTALVTGELIAAILTGGASAIPPEPYLPTRFQETEAYGHHG
- a CDS encoding aldehyde dehydrogenase (NADP(+)); protein product: MAAESFQARNPATGEWLDPVFHSASAADLERAAAGAAAAAPVYARCSGRERGAFLRAIAAHIEAAAPQIVARAGLETALPAARLQGESARTTAQLRMFAELIEEGSWVDARLDTAVEHPSAPRKPDLRSMLHPLGPVAVFGSSNFPLAFSVAGGDTTSALAGGNPVIVKAHPAHPGTSALVADAIRAAAAQTKMPEGVFSLLFDSGIAVGAALVQHPAIRAVGFTGSLQGGRKLMDLAAARPEPIPVYAEMGSVNPVFILPHALAERAASLAAGLVQSVTLGAGQFCTKPGLVLVPQTPAGDAFLQTTAEQMAAAPAFTLLTESIARSFRSGAAARAASTHVKTLAHPANAALSAWLFETTADQLLQQPHLGEELFGPATLAVRHGGKDDLLRVARSLGGHLTATLHATDDDLRENSGLIEVLTARVGRLVINGFPTGVAVTSAMVHGGPYPASSLPQSSVGTRAIVRFVRPVCYQDMPAFALPDELKDANPLRIWRLKDGNPSRD
- a CDS encoding hydroxyproline-2-epimerase, with amino-acid sequence MPTISILDSHTEGEPTRLVLAGGPDLGSGSLAERLARFRGDYDAFRSTVVNEPRGSDVIVGALLCEPQDPGCAAGVIFFNNVGYLGMCGHGTIGLIASLAYLGRIKPGQHRVETPVGEVQTTLHASGEVTVANVASYRHRAGVRIEVPGYGTVTGDVAWGGNWFFLVTEHTHKFALELTNVDELTAYTWAIRQALPGAGVTGKDGAEIDHIELYGTSARGANSKNFVLCPGRAYDRSPCGTGTSAKMACLYADGKLAPGQTWRQAGILDTEFRGSIEIRHGVLYPSITGRAWVTARAELLREPGDPFGDGIRS
- a CDS encoding GntR family transcriptional regulator, producing MADGPIQRQSLASAVADKLRDKIILGELQEGEQLRQDVIAAELQVSRIPVREAFRELLAEGLINITPNRGAVVSALQPSEVEELFHMRAVLEREVLRASIPRLTEEELAAAAAIHERFRQEVMVTGGVSAWGRLNSQFHAALYAGATMPQFKSVLRTINNNGDRYTRLQLFLTEGRERAVSEHQRLLDLSRARDVEAACELLVAHVRHAGESLRTLLESRRKT